The following proteins come from a genomic window of Spongiibacter tropicus DSM 19543:
- the rlmE gene encoding 23S rRNA (uridine(2552)-2'-O)-methyltransferase RlmE has translation MAKRSSSSGAWLKEHFDDQYVKRAQKEGYRSRACYKLLEIQEKDRLIKPGICVVDLGSAPGGWSQVAAELVGHNGRVLASDILPMDTLAGVEFIQGDFTEQSVFDSLLAAIADQPVDLVISDMAPNMSGVKDVDQPRSMYLCELALDMAGHVLRPGGDFVTKIFQGEGFDEYFRDMRQRFDKVITRKPSASRPRSREVYLLGRGFRG, from the coding sequence TTGGCGAAACGATCTTCCTCCAGCGGCGCCTGGCTTAAAGAACATTTTGACGACCAGTACGTGAAACGGGCTCAGAAAGAGGGCTATCGCTCTCGTGCCTGTTATAAGTTATTGGAAATTCAGGAAAAAGATCGCCTGATCAAGCCGGGTATATGTGTGGTGGATCTCGGTTCGGCGCCCGGCGGCTGGTCTCAGGTGGCGGCAGAGCTGGTAGGACACAACGGCCGTGTGCTGGCGTCGGATATTTTGCCGATGGATACCCTGGCGGGTGTGGAGTTCATTCAGGGGGATTTCACCGAGCAATCGGTCTTCGATTCTCTGCTGGCGGCGATTGCTGATCAGCCGGTAGACCTTGTGATTTCCGATATGGCCCCCAATATGAGTGGAGTGAAGGATGTTGATCAGCCTCGCTCCATGTATCTGTGTGAGCTGGCGCTGGATATGGCGGGGCATGTGCTCCGCCCCGGTGGGGATTTCGTAACCAAGATATTCCAGGGCGAAGGTTTTGATGAATACTTTCGAGATATGCGGCAGCGCTTTGACAAAGTGATCACCCGCAAGCCCTCGGCGTCGCGGCCCCGTTCCCGCGAGGTGTATCTGCTGGGGCGCGGTTTCCGCGGCTGA
- the yhbY gene encoding ribosome assembly RNA-binding protein YhbY — protein sequence MKTLTASDKKQLRSIGHNLNPVVMIGDKGLSEGVMLELNRALEDHELIKVKVNVADPQERREVIEQLCTDSRAELVQAIGKIALLYRAAQKPNPRLSNLLRG from the coding sequence ATGAAAACTCTGACAGCCAGCGACAAAAAACAGCTTCGCAGTATCGGCCACAATCTGAACCCCGTCGTAATGATCGGCGACAAAGGCCTTAGCGAAGGCGTGATGCTGGAGTTAAACCGCGCCCTGGAAGATCACGAGCTGATCAAGGTGAAGGTCAATGTGGCTGACCCTCAGGAACGCCGGGAAGTCATCGAACAGCTCTGCACTGACAGCCGTGCAGAGCTGGTGCAGGCTATCGGTAAAATTGCGCTGCTTTACCGCGCTGCGCAAAAACCGAACCCTCGCCTGTCAAACTTGCTGCGCGGCTGA
- the greA gene encoding transcription elongation factor GreA gives MSQQTPMTVAGEQALRDELKRLKSVERPRITQAIAEAREHGDLKENAEYHAAREQQGFCEGRIQEIESKLSNVRVIDITKIPCTGKVIFGTTVTLINCDTDEEVTYRIVGEDEADVKAGKISVTSPIARALIGKEEGDVAVVTAPGGDIEYEIDQVQHLEE, from the coding sequence ATGAGCCAGCAAACACCAATGACCGTTGCCGGCGAGCAGGCATTGCGGGATGAATTGAAGCGTCTCAAGTCAGTCGAGCGTCCGCGGATTACGCAGGCGATTGCCGAGGCGCGAGAGCACGGCGACTTGAAAGAAAATGCTGAATACCATGCCGCTCGCGAGCAGCAGGGCTTCTGTGAAGGCCGCATTCAGGAGATCGAGAGCAAGCTATCCAATGTGCGGGTGATTGATATCACCAAGATCCCCTGCACGGGAAAAGTGATTTTCGGTACCACGGTCACGCTGATTAACTGCGATACCGATGAAGAAGTGACGTATCGCATTGTCGGTGAGGACGAGGCTGACGTTAAGGCGGGCAAAATCTCTGTCACTTCGCCGATCGCGCGCGCGCTGATCGGCAAAGAAGAGGGCGATGTGGCCGTCGTTACGGCGCCCGGCGGTGATATCGAATACGAGATTGACCAGGTCCAACACCTGGAAGAGTAG
- the carB gene encoding carbamoyl-phosphate synthase large subunit: protein MPKRTDIQSILILGAGPIVIGQACEFDYSGAQACKALREEGYRVILVNSNPATIMTDPAMADATYIEPIAWQTVEKIIEKERPDALLPTMGGQTALNCALDLDREGVLEKYGVEMIGAKKDAIDMAEDRQLFDKAMKRIGLETPRSAIAHSMEEALQVLDSIGFPAIIRPSFTMGGSGGGIAYNKEEFVEICTRGLDLSPTNELLIDESLIGWKEFEMEVVRDKNDNCIIICAIENFDPMGVHTGDSITVAPAQTLTDKEYQIMRDASCAVLREIGVETGGSNVQFGMNPENGRLVVIEMNPRVSRSSALASKATGFPIAKVAAKLAVGYTLDELQNDITGGATPASFEPSIDYVVTKIPRFTFEKFGEAQTKLHTQMKSVGEVMAIGRSFQESVQKALRGLEVGSAGFEHKIDVDRDDARDILIAELTNPGPERIWYVADAFRAGMSVEEVFEHSWIDPWFLVQIEDIVKSENALKTLALSEIDADMMWRLKRKGFSDQRLAVLLAVSERQLRARRHALGIHPVYKRVDTCAAEFATSTAYMYSTYEEECEAQPSEREKILVIGGGPNRIGQGIEFDYCCVHAALAMREDGYETIMVNCNPETVSTDYDISDRLYFEPVTLEDVLEIVAKEKPKGVIVQFGGQTPLKLARDLEAAGVPIIGTSPEAIDRAEDRERFQQMIQRLDLKQPPNTTVRSEEAALAAAQRIGYPLVVRPSYVLGGRAMEIVYKEEELERYMREAVKVSNESPVLLDHFLNAAVEVDLDAVSDGKEVVIGAIMQHIEQAGVHSGDSACSLPPYSLDAETQDKMREMVKRMALELGVVGLMNVQLAVQDGEIYVIEVNPRASRTVPFVSKCIGISLAKVAARCMAGMSLAEQDFTTERVPSYYSVKEAVFPFNKFPGVDPILGPEMKSTGEVMGLGESFAEAFSKAARGAGEVFPTSGTAFVSVRDPDKAGAVDVARQLLEQGFELCATRGTHKVLTDAGLKCQRVNKVMEGRPHIVDMVKNGDIALIINTTEGKQAIADSSLIRRSALANKVSYTTTLAGAEAICQALAFGEERTVRRLQDVHEGWVS, encoded by the coding sequence ACATCGAGCCGATTGCCTGGCAGACCGTTGAAAAGATTATCGAGAAAGAGCGTCCTGACGCGTTGCTGCCGACTATGGGCGGCCAGACTGCACTGAACTGTGCGCTGGACCTGGATCGCGAGGGTGTGCTGGAAAAATATGGCGTCGAAATGATCGGCGCCAAGAAAGATGCGATCGATATGGCGGAAGATCGCCAGCTGTTCGATAAGGCGATGAAGCGCATCGGTCTGGAAACGCCGCGTTCAGCCATTGCACACAGCATGGAAGAAGCCCTGCAGGTACTGGACTCCATTGGCTTCCCGGCCATCATCCGTCCGTCGTTCACAATGGGTGGTTCCGGCGGTGGTATCGCCTACAACAAAGAAGAGTTTGTCGAGATCTGTACCCGTGGTCTCGACCTGTCGCCCACCAACGAACTGCTGATTGACGAAAGTCTGATTGGCTGGAAAGAGTTCGAGATGGAAGTGGTGCGGGACAAGAATGACAACTGTATCATCATTTGCGCCATTGAAAACTTTGATCCGATGGGGGTTCACACGGGCGACTCGATTACCGTTGCGCCGGCACAAACCCTGACGGACAAGGAATACCAGATCATGCGCGACGCTTCTTGTGCGGTGCTGCGGGAGATCGGCGTGGAGACTGGCGGCTCCAACGTTCAGTTTGGTATGAACCCCGAAAACGGCCGTCTGGTCGTGATCGAAATGAATCCGCGTGTATCGCGTTCCTCGGCGCTGGCCTCCAAGGCCACGGGCTTCCCGATTGCGAAAGTCGCTGCCAAGCTGGCGGTGGGTTATACCCTCGACGAGCTGCAGAACGACATCACCGGCGGTGCGACCCCGGCGTCGTTTGAGCCGAGCATCGACTATGTGGTTACCAAAATACCGCGCTTCACCTTTGAGAAATTTGGCGAGGCGCAAACCAAGCTGCACACCCAGATGAAGTCGGTGGGTGAGGTGATGGCGATCGGTCGCAGCTTCCAGGAGTCAGTGCAAAAAGCGCTGCGTGGTCTGGAAGTGGGGTCGGCCGGTTTTGAGCACAAGATCGACGTCGACCGCGATGACGCCCGCGATATTCTGATTGCCGAACTGACCAACCCCGGCCCCGAGCGCATCTGGTATGTGGCCGATGCTTTCCGCGCGGGCATGAGCGTTGAGGAAGTGTTTGAGCATTCCTGGATCGACCCTTGGTTCCTGGTGCAGATCGAAGACATTGTGAAGTCTGAGAATGCGCTGAAAACCCTGGCACTGTCGGAAATTGATGCCGATATGATGTGGCGCCTGAAGCGCAAGGGTTTCAGCGATCAGCGTCTGGCCGTGCTGTTGGCGGTGAGCGAGCGCCAACTGCGCGCCCGTCGTCACGCGCTGGGTATTCACCCGGTCTACAAGCGCGTGGATACCTGCGCGGCGGAATTTGCGACCTCGACCGCCTATATGTACTCAACCTATGAGGAAGAGTGTGAGGCGCAGCCCAGTGAGCGCGAGAAGATTCTGGTGATCGGCGGCGGCCCCAACCGTATCGGTCAGGGTATCGAGTTTGATTACTGCTGCGTGCACGCGGCGCTGGCGATGCGTGAAGACGGTTACGAAACCATTATGGTTAACTGTAACCCCGAAACCGTCTCTACCGATTACGACATCTCCGACCGCCTCTACTTTGAGCCGGTAACGCTGGAAGACGTGCTGGAAATCGTTGCGAAAGAAAAGCCGAAAGGCGTGATCGTACAGTTCGGCGGGCAGACGCCGCTGAAACTGGCTCGCGATCTCGAGGCGGCGGGTGTGCCGATTATCGGCACCAGTCCAGAGGCCATCGACCGCGCGGAAGACCGCGAGCGCTTCCAGCAAATGATTCAGCGCCTCGACCTGAAGCAGCCGCCGAACACCACCGTGCGCTCAGAAGAAGCCGCGCTGGCTGCGGCGCAGCGCATTGGTTATCCCCTGGTTGTGCGCCCCTCCTATGTACTGGGTGGCCGCGCGATGGAAATTGTCTACAAAGAGGAAGAGCTGGAGCGCTATATGCGCGAAGCGGTAAAGGTGTCGAATGAGTCACCGGTACTGCTGGACCACTTCCTGAATGCGGCCGTCGAAGTCGACTTGGATGCCGTGTCTGACGGCAAAGAAGTGGTCATCGGCGCTATCATGCAGCATATCGAGCAGGCAGGGGTTCACTCCGGTGACTCGGCGTGTTCGCTGCCGCCTTACTCGCTGGATGCCGAAACTCAGGACAAAATGCGCGAGATGGTCAAGCGCATGGCCTTGGAGCTCGGAGTTGTCGGTCTGATGAATGTGCAGCTGGCCGTGCAGGATGGCGAAATCTATGTGATCGAGGTCAACCCTCGTGCCTCGCGTACGGTGCCGTTCGTTTCCAAATGTATCGGTATTTCGCTGGCCAAAGTGGCCGCACGCTGTATGGCGGGTATGTCGCTGGCCGAGCAGGATTTCACTACCGAGCGAGTGCCCAGCTACTACTCGGTGAAAGAAGCGGTATTCCCGTTCAACAAGTTCCCCGGTGTTGACCCGATCCTCGGGCCGGAAATGAAATCAACCGGCGAAGTAATGGGCTTGGGTGAAAGCTTCGCGGAGGCCTTCTCCAAGGCGGCGCGTGGTGCGGGCGAGGTATTCCCGACGTCCGGTACCGCGTTCGTGTCCGTTCGCGATCCCGACAAAGCGGGGGCTGTCGATGTGGCACGGCAACTGCTCGAGCAGGGTTTTGAACTTTGTGCGACACGTGGCACTCACAAAGTATTGACCGACGCTGGCCTCAAATGCCAGCGCGTCAACAAGGTGATGGAAGGCCGCCCCCATATTGTCGATATGGTGAAAAATGGCGACATCGCCTTGATTATCAATACCACTGAAGGCAAGCAGGCGATTGCCGATTCCTCGCTGATTCGGCGCAGCGCGCTGGCCAATAAAGTCAGCTACACCACTACCCTGGCAGGCGCGGAAGCCATTTGCCAGGCGCTGGCCTTTGGCGAGGAGCGCACTGTGCGCCGCCTGCAGGATGTACACGAAGGATGGGTATCATGA